From the genome of Ananas comosus cultivar F153 linkage group 16, ASM154086v1, whole genome shotgun sequence, one region includes:
- the LOC109722075 gene encoding uncharacterized protein LOC109722075, with the protein METRAQELKKMEEMLRQMIKESATRQEQSIQELRDWQNKDMEEVRQMFVELHTSISPGTGQILPSAGRSEGNSSNRFHFTPRFTKIEFPRFDGEDLKGWLFRCEQFFEVDGTSEEAKVRLAAIHLEGKALQWHQIYMKSRLTRSQPTWEEYVVSLNTRFGADLFDDPMAELKNLKQTGTVMEYQDKFDTLLNRVELSEEYAVSCFLSGLKEEIQIPIRMFQPRTLQRALSLAKLQELAVDGQGKVYKGGTRAGMNTSSLLSTPKGFNNSSMSPAPRTPRNPNHQGLLGAAPMPIKPARNVSNAAFDERRAKGLCFWCEEKYSPGHQCKKKQLYKIELLEEGSTDNTNSNEESESIGEVELEPVECAPQISLHALAGQAQLPDYRTMRLCGTVKNRRIHILIDSGSTHNFLDAAVAAKLGCCAENIPAVNVTVADGNKLISSSTCRAFKWKMQGLEFKANLLLLPLRGCDMVLGVQWLKQLGPILWDFSKLRMEFQFQGQKIVLRGSSGPSLKIIEGKQLKKMVLDDTALSAVHLCSIHATPQEGNHIATSEDAETTWSGLGKAYSQQLQLLLEEHSDLFEEPQGLPPIPCLSED; encoded by the exons ATGGAGACAAGGGCTCAAGAGCTaaagaagatggaggagatgCTGCGACAGATGATCAAAGAGTCAGCGACGCGCCAGGAACAATCAATTCAGGAGCTGAGGGACTGGCAGAATAAAGATATGGAAGAAGTCCGCCAAATGTTTGTCGAATTGCACACCTCAATTTCACCAGGAACTGGTCAAATTTTACCTTCAGCTGGACGATCCGAAGGTAATAGCTCAAATCGATTTCACTTTACTCCAAGATTTACTAAGATCGAATTCCCGCGGTTTGATGGAGAAGATTTGAAAGGATGGCTATTCCGCTGTGAGCAATTCTTCGAGGTTGATGGAACCTCTGAAGAGGCAAAGGTGCGTTTAGCGGCAATCCATCTTGAGGGAAAGGCCCTTCAATGGcatcaaatatatatgaagTCCCGATTGACACGCTCTCAACCCACATGGGAAGAGTATGTAGTATCGCTCAATACTCGCTTTGGAGCAGATTTGTTCGACGATCCTATGGCGGAACTAAAGAATTTGAAGCAAACAGGGACGGTCATGGAATATCAAGACAAATTTGACACTCTACTAAATAGGGTGGAGCTCTCGGAAGAATATGCCGTAAGCTGCTTCCTTAGTGGTTTGAAGGAAGAAATCCAAATACCGATAAGAATGTTCCAGCCTAGGACTTTACAAAGAGCTCTAAGTCTGGCCAAGTTACAGGAGCTAGCTGTGGATGGACAGGGAAAAGTCTATAAGGGAGGAACTAGAGCCGGAATGAATACTTCCTCCTTACTGTCGACTCCTAAGGGCTTTAATAATTCGAGCATGTCACCCGCACCCCGGACACCTCGGAACCCAAATCATCAGGGATTGCTGGGCGCTGCTCCAATGCCAATCAAACCTGCGAGAAACGTCTCTAATGCAGCCTTTGATGAGAGGCGAGCAAAAGGGCTTTGTTTTTGGTGCGAGGAGAAGTATTCCCCAGGACACCAGTGTAAGAAGAAACAGCTATATAAGATTGAGCTATTAGAAGAAGGATCAACAGATAATACCAACTCTAATGAAGAAAGTGAATCTATAGGAGAGGTGGAACTTGAACCTGTGGAATGTGCACCTCAAATATCGCTGCATGCTCTAGCGGGGCAAGCTCAACTACCGGACTATAGGACCATGCGCCTATGTGGAACAGTGAAGAATCGAAGGATACACATTCTCATCGACTCAGGAAGCACCCACAATTTCCTTGATGCTGCGGTTGCTGCCAAATTGGGGTGTTGTGCGGAGAATATACCAGCTGTAAATGTCACGGTGGCTGATGGGAATAAGCTGATTAGCTCGTCTACTTGCAGGGCTTTTAAATGGAAAATGCAAGGCTTAGAATTCAAGGCTAACCTCCTATTACTACCCTTGAGGGGATGCGACATGGTGTTGGGGGTTCAATGGCTTAAACAATTGGGACCAATCTTGTGGGACTTCAGCAAATTACGAATGGAATTCCAATTTCAGGGCCAGAAGATTGTTTTGAGGGGATCTTCAGGGCCCAGTTTGAAAATAATAGAAGGAAAGCAACTCAAGAAGATGGTGCTGGATGACACAGCTTTGTCTGCAGTTCACCTCTGCTCCATTCATGCAACACCACAGGAAGGGAATCACATAGCAACTTCGGAAGATGCAGAAACGACGTGGTCGGGACTTGGCAAGGCGTATTCTCAACAATTGCAACTACTTCTGGAGGAGCACTCTGACTTATTTGAAGAACCACAAGGACTCCCACCG ATACCCTGCCTATCAGAAGACTGA